One window of the Archaeoglobus sulfaticallidus PM70-1 genome contains the following:
- a CDS encoding DUF1634 domain-containing protein, which produces MREIDKTTSKPKPPLAGVVYGEIAYWVVLIGTIISLIGVMMILTTDSNYIDSNCLLSGLWGKEKPSEIWEKCAGGHPEGHWYLSRLSTGDGIAMLGIALSCLAAVIGVWASSFAMLRDKEILFFIFALVTAIILTASATGIINAGH; this is translated from the coding sequence ATGAGAGAAATTGATAAGACCACTTCAAAACCCAAACCGCCTCTGGCGGGAGTGGTTTATGGAGAAATAGCTTACTGGGTGGTATTAATAGGCACCATTATATCACTGATAGGAGTCATGATGATCCTCACCACAGACAGCAACTACATCGACAGCAACTGCCTGCTGAGCGGGCTGTGGGGTAAGGAAAAGCCATCCGAAATATGGGAGAAGTGTGCTGGGGGGCATCCCGAAGGTCACTGGTACCTCAGCCGTCTTAGCACTGGTGATGGAATTGCAATGCTTGGGATTGCTTTAAGCTGCCTCGCAGCGGTAATAGGTGTATGGGCATCAAGCTTTGCAATGCTGAGGGATAAGGAGATCCTGTTCTTCATATTCGCATTGGTTACTGCAATAATCCTCACAGCAAGTGCAACGGGAATAATAAACGCCGGACACTAA
- a CDS encoding VOC family protein: protein MGREVEKIDHVVVAVKDAEKAMRFFSELLGIEFDEIGEERNWKFKSYMSPEGLELLVPTSEDSETAKFIEKRGEGLFALSFKVSDAEKIAKKAEEMGIRIIGKIEREGFKEIFLHPKDCFGIQILLTEYKDYHGCTVALAMERKEDKYI from the coding sequence ATGGGCAGAGAAGTTGAAAAAATTGATCATGTGGTTGTTGCTGTGAAGGATGCAGAGAAAGCTATGAGGTTCTTCTCAGAGCTTCTGGGGATTGAATTTGATGAGATAGGGGAGGAAAGGAACTGGAAGTTTAAGAGCTACATGAGTCCTGAAGGCCTGGAGTTGCTCGTTCCAACAAGTGAAGATAGTGAGACTGCAAAGTTCATAGAAAAGAGGGGAGAGGGTTTGTTTGCCCTGTCCTTCAAGGTCAGTGATGCTGAAAAAATTGCTAAAAAGGCTGAGGAAATGGGAATCAGAATTATAGGAAAAATTGAGAGAGAGGGATTTAAGGAGATCTTTTTACATCCAAAGGATTGCTTTGGCATTCAGATCCTGCTAACAGAGTATAAGGATTATCATGGATGTACAGTAGCGTTGGCAATGGAGAGGAAGGAGGATAAATACATCTAA
- the tfe gene encoding transcription factor E — translation MELQSDELIAELIERVAGEVGLVVYTLRPQREFTDEEISQELGIEINEVRKALFSLYEIGIAEYRRKRDEETGWMEYYWKINYDRERDIVLRELLKTKRKLEAKLEMEDSAVYYICINGCVKVKYEAAMEMNFMCPRCGAPLDYLDSTVAKEKLMEEIEKIDKMISYLMESKSVN, via the coding sequence GTGGAACTGCAGAGTGATGAGCTGATTGCAGAACTTATAGAAAGGGTTGCCGGAGAGGTAGGTCTTGTGGTTTATACTCTCCGCCCGCAGAGAGAGTTCACGGATGAAGAGATTTCTCAGGAACTTGGTATAGAGATCAATGAAGTCAGAAAAGCTCTGTTCTCTCTTTATGAGATTGGGATTGCAGAATACAGAAGGAAAAGGGATGAAGAGACCGGATGGATGGAGTACTACTGGAAAATCAACTATGATAGGGAGAGGGACATCGTGCTGAGAGAGCTTCTGAAGACAAAGAGAAAACTCGAAGCAAAGCTCGAGATGGAGGATTCTGCCGTCTATTACATCTGCATAAATGGGTGTGTGAAGGTTAAGTATGAAGCAGCGATGGAGATGAACTTTATGTGCCCCAGATGTGGAGCACCTCTCGACTACCTCGACAGCACGGTTGCGAAGGAGAAGCTCATGGAGGAGATAGAGAAAATAGACAAGATGATATCCTATTTAATGGAGAGCAAGAGTGTGAACTGA
- the dnaG gene encoding DNA primase DnaG — MSVKAPSDTTKYLVYAEITAEGVVERPDVVGAIFGQTEGLLGDELDLRELQKTGRIGRIEVKIESRGGKSFGEIKIPSSLDKVETAILAAALETIERVGPCTAKIKIKKIEDVRATKRKKIVERAKEMLKSLFEEPEIESEKIGELVRQAARAEEITEYGEEKLPAGPSVDESDAIIVVEGRADVLNLLKCGIRNVIAVEGTNVPKTIIELSKKKTVTAFLDGDRGGDLILKELLQVAEIDYVAKAPEGKGVEDLTQKEIVKALRNKVPVEQIHLIKMRDSKSKRLEREKDEVKEIKEIRETREAEEKEKAEEAEEEKEEGKKFFDPKELFRKHKREVEGKLIARILENDTLVKEIPVRDLVKTLKTNNIKGDTIVFDGVITQRVIDLAVMRNISYLVGVRLGSVVKIPTSIRVITFDEI, encoded by the coding sequence ATGTCTGTGAAGGCACCGAGTGATACAACAAAATACCTTGTTTATGCTGAAATCACAGCTGAAGGTGTTGTTGAGAGGCCTGATGTGGTCGGGGCTATATTCGGACAGACAGAAGGACTACTTGGCGATGAACTGGATCTGAGAGAGCTTCAGAAAACTGGAAGGATAGGAAGAATAGAAGTGAAAATAGAGAGCAGGGGGGGAAAGAGTTTTGGTGAGATAAAGATCCCGTCAAGTCTAGATAAGGTTGAGACGGCCATACTTGCCGCTGCTCTGGAGACGATAGAGAGAGTCGGTCCGTGCACAGCGAAGATAAAGATAAAGAAGATAGAGGATGTCAGGGCTACGAAGAGGAAGAAAATAGTCGAGAGGGCTAAGGAGATGCTGAAGAGTTTGTTCGAGGAACCAGAGATAGAATCAGAGAAGATCGGAGAGCTTGTGAGACAAGCAGCGAGGGCTGAGGAGATTACCGAGTATGGTGAGGAGAAGCTACCTGCAGGCCCCTCTGTTGATGAATCCGATGCAATTATAGTTGTTGAAGGTAGAGCAGATGTTTTGAATTTGCTTAAATGTGGTATAAGGAATGTAATAGCTGTAGAAGGAACGAATGTTCCCAAAACGATAATAGAGCTTAGCAAGAAGAAGACCGTTACCGCATTCCTTGATGGAGATAGAGGCGGTGACCTGATACTCAAGGAACTGCTACAGGTTGCAGAGATAGACTATGTCGCAAAAGCTCCTGAAGGAAAGGGTGTTGAGGATCTAACCCAGAAAGAGATCGTTAAGGCTTTGAGGAACAAGGTTCCAGTCGAACAGATTCACCTCATAAAGATGAGGGACAGCAAGTCCAAAAGGCTGGAGAGAGAAAAGGATGAGGTCAAGGAAATCAAGGAGATCCGGGAAACGAGGGAGGCTGAGGAGAAAGAGAAGGCTGAAGAGGCCGAAGAGGAAAAAGAAGAGGGCAAGAAGTTCTTTGATCCAAAGGAGCTGTTCAGAAAGCACAAGAGAGAGGTAGAGGGAAAACTTATAGCGAGGATTCTTGAAAACGACACACTCGTTAAGGAGATTCCCGTGAGAGATCTCGTCAAGACACTGAAGACGAACAACATAAAGGGAGATACTATAGTTTTTGATGGTGTCATAACTCAGAGGGTAATTGATCTGGCTGTAATGAGAAATATAAGCTACCTTGTAGGAGTTAGACTGGGTAGCGTTGTCAAAATCCCGACCAGTATCAGGGTTATCACATTTGATGAAATATAA
- a CDS encoding sulfite exporter TauE/SafE family protein has translation MNSTSSFITVFHSRKLLMALLAITVIIGFSNTATAAEIGTDNTMGLSPAIFFLIFLVVSTVIGMIAVLAGVGGGVIFTPLMLGFTPIDSLIVRGTGLFVAMTGALVAARPFLKRGLANIRLLYFSAVPYATFAVIGALLAVYIKQTMGQTGEAYVRLGLGILVVLIASLFLFAGNRIEYPEVRQVDSFTRRVGLAMAYWEESLGRVVQYEVTRSWLGLVLFAGVGLVSGLFGLGAGWAMVPVLNLVMMAPLKVAAASSKVLIGIGDTAAIWPYIMQGTIFPLFAVPCMIGLILGTMIGAKIMLKVKAGFIRYIIIVIMFLSGARLIQQALTILGYM, from the coding sequence ATGAATAGCACATCATCTTTCATTACAGTCTTTCACTCCAGAAAGCTGTTGATGGCTTTACTGGCCATAACGGTCATCATTGGATTCTCAAACACAGCGACAGCTGCCGAAATAGGTACAGACAATACCATGGGTCTTAGCCCTGCAATATTCTTTCTGATATTCCTCGTAGTTTCCACGGTTATAGGAATGATTGCTGTACTTGCTGGAGTTGGAGGAGGGGTTATCTTCACACCGCTCATGCTGGGCTTCACTCCAATTGACAGTCTGATAGTAAGGGGTACTGGACTTTTCGTCGCAATGACGGGAGCATTGGTTGCAGCAAGGCCTTTCCTGAAAAGAGGGCTTGCGAATATAAGGTTGCTTTACTTCTCGGCAGTCCCCTACGCGACCTTTGCCGTTATAGGTGCACTGCTCGCAGTTTACATAAAGCAAACGATGGGGCAGACAGGAGAGGCTTATGTGAGGCTCGGTCTCGGAATTCTCGTTGTGCTGATCGCATCACTGTTCCTTTTCGCAGGAAACAGGATCGAGTATCCGGAAGTTAGGCAGGTAGACAGTTTCACAAGGAGAGTAGGGCTTGCGATGGCTTACTGGGAGGAGTCCCTTGGCAGGGTTGTGCAGTATGAGGTTACGAGATCATGGCTTGGTTTGGTCTTATTCGCAGGAGTTGGTCTGGTTTCAGGTCTCTTCGGGCTTGGTGCTGGATGGGCCATGGTTCCTGTGCTGAACCTCGTCATGATGGCTCCGCTCAAAGTGGCTGCTGCGAGCAGCAAGGTGCTGATAGGGATAGGAGATACCGCTGCGATCTGGCCCTACATCATGCAGGGTACGATATTTCCGCTGTTCGCTGTGCCGTGCATGATTGGTCTGATACTCGGTACGATGATCGGTGCGAAAATAATGCTCAAGGTTAAGGCTGGATTTATCAGATATATCATCATAGTCATAATGTTTCTGTCCGGCGCGAGGCTGATACAGCAGGCTCTAACGATATTGGGCTACATGTGA